A part of Bacillus solimangrovi genomic DNA contains:
- a CDS encoding MgtC/SapB family protein, with protein sequence MIFEFINQDFIIMSSRILISVVLCGAIGLEREIKQHAAGFRTHLLVGVGSCLMMLLSLYGFEPYLNDHDNIRFDPARIPSYVISGIGFLGAGTILVKGVSIRGLTTAASIWVVSGIGLIIGIGMYGPAILATILVLLNLVVLNWVERRLERKKGVKSIHLDIHEMNAPLETIVSIIERENIHIRDIRVKKHSGKRVTTEFIIKITNITTPQKVQLIEKLMEIEGVKEIS encoded by the coding sequence ATGATATTTGAATTTATAAATCAAGATTTTATCATAATGTCTTCTCGTATTTTAATTTCGGTTGTTTTATGTGGAGCTATTGGCTTAGAGAGAGAAATAAAACAACATGCAGCTGGTTTTCGAACACATTTGCTAGTCGGAGTAGGATCATGTTTGATGATGTTACTTTCATTATATGGATTTGAGCCGTATTTAAATGATCACGATAACATTCGTTTTGATCCAGCAAGAATCCCTTCGTATGTTATAAGTGGAATTGGATTTCTTGGAGCGGGTACGATTTTAGTTAAAGGTGTATCAATTCGTGGTTTAACAACAGCCGCGTCAATTTGGGTTGTGTCGGGAATTGGATTAATCATTGGAATCGGGATGTATGGTCCAGCAATTTTAGCGACAATTCTTGTGCTTTTAAACCTTGTCGTTTTAAATTGGGTAGAACGTCGTTTAGAAAGAAAAAAAGGCGTAAAAAGTATTCATTTAGATATTCATGAGATGAACGCACCATTAGAAACTATTGTTTCCATTATTGAAAGGGAGAACATTCATATAAGAGACATTCGTGTTAAAAAGCATTCGGGAAAACGAGTAACAACGGAGTTTATAATAAAAATAACAAATATAACTACTCCTCAAAAAGTTCAATTAATAGAAAAGTTGATGGAGATTGAAGGTGTAAAAGAGATTAGTTAA